The Selenihalanaerobacter shriftii genome includes the window ATTTCCTCCAGATAAAGAACGAACCAAAGCTTCTTTATTTCTAGGGCGAATATCATATTCTGGAATTAAATGTTTGGCATGTTTATTTAATTCATTAAAATCTAAATTGATCCCTTTAGCAAATGGCTTACGATAGTAATATCCTAACACTAGATTATCTTCAACAGTGTAATCTAATACTAAACCATGTTTATGTCTATCCTCAGGAATATGAGCAACTTTAGCCTCTTGAATATTTCTAGCAGATTCATTGTAAAGACTTTTTTCATGTACAGTATAATCTCCACTAATTGCCTCTCTTAATCCACTTAAGACTTCAACTAATTCTGTTTGACCATTTCCTTCCACTCCTGCTATTCCTAGAATTTCACCTGAGTGAATCTGAAACGAAACCGAATCTAAAGCCGATATATTCTTTTCATTAGTAACAGATAGATCATTAACATCTACTACTACTTCTCCTAAATCAACCTCTTCTTTCTCTACTTCTAATAATACTTCTCTACCTACCATCATTTTAGCTAAACTTTCTTGTGTAGCCTCTTCTGTATCAACTGTTCCTATTGACTTTCCTTTTCTTAAAACTGTAATACGATCTGAAACTGTTAAAACTTCTTTCAATTTATGGGTAATAAATATAATTGATTTACCTTGCTTTGTTAATGAATTCATAATTTTATATAATCCTTCTACTTCTTGAGGAGTCAATACAGCAGTTGGTTCATCTAGAATTAATATTTCAGCACCTCGATATAATGCTTTTAAAATTTCCACCCGTTGCTGCATACCTACTGGTATATCCTTAATTTTAGCAGTAGCATCAACCTCTAAGCCAAATTTATCTGATAATTCATCAACCTCTTTAATAGCTTCTTTGATATTGATTCTTAAACCTTTAGTTGGTTCAGAACCCAATACTATATTTTCAGCTACTGTTAACGTCGGTACCAACATAAAGTGTTGATGTACCATTCCAATACCACGTTCAATGGCATCTTGAGGATCATCTATATCCAATTCTTCTCCTCTATAAAAAATTTTACCTTCCTCAGGAGTATACATACCAAAGAGAACACTCATTAAAGTTGATTTCCCAGCTCCATTTTCACCGATTAAAGCATGAATTTCTCCTTGGCACAGATCTAAATTAACTTGATCATTGGCTATAACTCCTGGAAAACGCTTAGTAATATTCCTCATCTCCAGGATTTTATTCAACTAAATTACCCCCTTCATTATTAATATAAATTATCAATTTGTGAATATTAAGTATTAATAACAATGATACCCAAATAAATAATTACTAATGAATAAAGTAGTTATTAGGGGAATTCCCCTAATAACTACTTTGCCTACTAAAGTTATCTTATATAGATATAGATCTTACTCTTGACTTTGCTTTAAATAATTAGGTACCTCGATTTCACCAGAGATAATCTTCTTTCTAATATCCATGATTCTTTCTTTAATATCTTCTGGAATTCTATTCTTCATTTTCTTGATATCTTCTACATCTTCTTTAGTAATATCTCCTAACTTCTGAGCTGATTTAACTGTAGGACCTACCCCAGTTAATGGTGTTAAACCTACACCTTCCTCTTCTAAACCAAACTCCTGAACTCCTGCTTGGAAATTATCATTCTTAACAGCTTTAACTGTTTGATATACAGCATTATCTACTTGCTTTAACATACTAGTTAAAACAAAGCCAGGCTGCACCCAATCTTGGTCTGAATCAACTCCAATAGCATAATTACCTGTTTTAGCAGCAGCTTTAAATAATCCACCGCCAGTACCACCAGAAGCATGATAAATAATATCTGCACCATTGTCATATTGAGATAGTGCAATTTCTTTTCCTTTAGCTGGGTTATTAAACGCTGATGGAGAAGTTCCAGCATAAGCAATCTTCACCTTTACATTAGTTCCTTC containing:
- a CDS encoding ABC transporter ATP-binding protein translates to MNKILEMRNITKRFPGVIANDQVNLDLCQGEIHALIGENGAGKSTLMSVLFGMYTPEEGKIFYRGEELDIDDPQDAIERGIGMVHQHFMLVPTLTVAENIVLGSEPTKGLRINIKEAIKEVDELSDKFGLEVDATAKIKDIPVGMQQRVEILKALYRGAEILILDEPTAVLTPQEVEGLYKIMNSLTKQGKSIIFITHKLKEVLTVSDRITVLRKGKSIGTVDTEEATQESLAKMMVGREVLLEVEKEEVDLGEVVVDVNDLSVTNEKNISALDSVSFQIHSGEILGIAGVEGNGQTELVEVLSGLREAISGDYTVHEKSLYNESARNIQEAKVAHIPEDRHKHGLVLDYTVEDNLVLGYYYRKPFAKGINLDFNELNKHAKHLIPEYDIRPRNKEALVRSLSGGNQQKIIVARELYLDPEFLIASQPTRGVDVGAIEFIHRRILKQRAQGKAILLVSAELPEVMSLSDRIAVMYEGEIVEIVDADEATEEKLGILMAGGSLEEVN